In one Pyxidicoccus xibeiensis genomic region, the following are encoded:
- a CDS encoding ParB N-terminal domain-containing protein, whose product MAAKSARKTAAAKKPTTARKPRRKKAEPKSKGLSPAEVASDSVEYPTELLEGVREDGGEVLGVYREPLGGHPVVFAVLPIDKVEPTPYQRDLSEPHVKRLAGAMERLDRYLDPVIAVRKDGRYWTPNGNHRLNASKLLGAKSIVALVLPEEDVAYQILALNTEKAHNLKERSLEVVRMYRGLVGADRQGKETAFAHLFEEPSFITLGAAYEKRPRFSAGAYHPFVKVVEDFLEVPLADALPLREARADRLLELDDAVVAVVNTLKERGLQSPYLKNFVVARINFLRFRKNGGKPDFDATVDRMLASARAFNVEKVKREDIGRMGGGPVEADEETT is encoded by the coding sequence ATGGCAGCGAAGTCCGCACGCAAGACAGCCGCCGCGAAGAAGCCGACGACGGCCCGCAAGCCGCGCCGCAAGAAGGCGGAACCGAAGTCCAAGGGCCTGTCGCCGGCGGAGGTGGCCAGCGACTCGGTGGAGTACCCCACCGAGCTGCTGGAGGGCGTGCGCGAGGACGGGGGCGAGGTGCTCGGCGTCTACCGCGAGCCGCTCGGCGGCCACCCGGTGGTCTTCGCCGTGCTCCCCATCGACAAGGTGGAGCCCACCCCGTACCAGCGGGACCTGTCCGAGCCCCACGTGAAGCGGCTGGCGGGCGCCATGGAACGGCTGGACCGCTACCTGGACCCCGTCATCGCCGTGCGCAAGGACGGCCGCTACTGGACGCCCAACGGCAACCACCGCCTCAATGCCAGCAAGCTCCTGGGGGCGAAGTCCATCGTCGCCCTGGTGCTGCCGGAGGAGGACGTGGCCTATCAAATCCTCGCCCTCAACACGGAGAAGGCCCACAACCTCAAGGAGCGCTCGCTGGAGGTGGTCCGCATGTACCGGGGCCTCGTCGGCGCGGACCGGCAGGGGAAGGAGACGGCCTTCGCCCACCTCTTCGAGGAGCCATCCTTCATCACCCTGGGCGCCGCGTACGAGAAGCGCCCCCGCTTCTCCGCGGGCGCCTACCACCCCTTCGTCAAGGTGGTGGAGGACTTCCTCGAGGTGCCCCTGGCGGACGCCCTCCCCCTGCGCGAGGCCCGCGCGGACCGGCTGCTGGAGCTGGACGACGCCGTGGTGGCCGTCGTCAACACCCTCAAGGAGCGCGGCCTCCAGAGCCCCTACCTCAAGAACTTCGTCGTCGCCCGCATCAACTTCCTGCGCTTCCGCAAGAATGGCGGCAAGCCCGACTTCGACGCCACCGTGGACCGGATGCTGGCCAGCGCCCGCGCCTTCAACGTGGAGAAGGTGAAGCGCGAGGACATTGGAAGGATGGGCGGCGGGCCCGTGGAGGCGGACGAGGAGACGACGTAG
- a CDS encoding sigma-54-dependent transcriptional regulator has product MTSPTVLVVDDDRANLDSVTRIFQRESMATLSAGNGTEALELLRRPEVAVMVTDLMMPNMDGQELLRAARAIRPDVEVVLMTAYGTVETAVAAMKDGAYDFITKPLKRHSLVKAVQKALEKRSLVAENQSLKAKLAEMSAAGGRAMVGQSPAFRAMLDTIRQAAPSTATVLLLGESGTGKELAARSVHEYSNRAKGPFVAVNCGALPENILEAELFGVERGAFTGAVARREGRFERASGGTLFLDEVGEMPLSAQVKLLRALAEGEIERLGGTQTVKVDVRLVAATNKDLQKEVAEGRFREDLYYRLNVVEIRVPALASRREDIPLLADAFLRRFAAKNAKVLRGFSQEALGVLENYAWPGNVRELEHAVERAVVLARGEVLDASDLPESVRKGPLGSAGQLVIPIGTPMEEIERRVIHETLRHTRGDKTLAARLLGIAARTIYRKLEREQSTGEAPAGATPTGDTDD; this is encoded by the coding sequence ATGACATCCCCCACCGTCCTCGTCGTCGACGACGACCGCGCCAACCTCGACTCGGTCACCCGCATCTTCCAGCGCGAGAGCATGGCCACGCTGTCGGCCGGCAACGGCACCGAGGCGCTGGAGCTGCTGCGCCGGCCCGAGGTGGCCGTCATGGTGACGGATTTGATGATGCCCAACATGGACGGGCAGGAGCTGCTGCGCGCCGCGCGCGCCATCCGCCCGGACGTGGAGGTGGTGCTGATGACCGCCTACGGCACGGTGGAGACGGCCGTGGCGGCGATGAAGGACGGCGCCTACGACTTCATCACCAAGCCCCTCAAGCGCCACTCGCTGGTGAAGGCCGTCCAGAAGGCGCTGGAGAAGCGCTCGCTGGTGGCGGAGAACCAGTCCCTCAAGGCGAAGCTGGCGGAGATGAGCGCGGCGGGCGGGCGCGCCATGGTGGGCCAGTCCCCCGCCTTCCGCGCCATGCTGGACACCATCCGCCAGGCGGCCCCCTCCACCGCCACCGTGCTGCTGCTGGGCGAGTCCGGCACGGGCAAGGAGCTGGCCGCGCGCTCGGTGCACGAGTACTCCAACCGCGCCAAGGGGCCCTTCGTCGCCGTCAACTGCGGCGCCCTGCCGGAGAACATCCTGGAGGCGGAGCTGTTCGGCGTGGAGCGCGGCGCCTTCACCGGCGCGGTGGCCCGCCGCGAGGGCCGCTTCGAGCGCGCCAGCGGCGGCACCCTCTTCCTGGATGAAGTCGGCGAGATGCCGCTGTCCGCGCAGGTGAAGCTCCTGCGCGCGCTGGCCGAGGGGGAAATCGAGCGGCTGGGCGGCACGCAGACGGTGAAGGTGGACGTGCGGCTGGTCGCCGCCACCAACAAGGACCTCCAGAAGGAGGTGGCCGAGGGGCGCTTTCGCGAGGACCTCTACTACCGCCTCAACGTGGTGGAGATTCGCGTGCCCGCGCTGGCCTCGCGCCGCGAGGACATTCCCCTGCTGGCGGACGCCTTCCTGCGCCGCTTCGCCGCCAAGAATGCCAAGGTGCTGCGCGGCTTCTCCCAGGAGGCGCTGGGCGTGCTGGAGAACTACGCCTGGCCCGGCAACGTGCGCGAGCTGGAGCACGCCGTGGAGCGCGCGGTGGTGCTGGCCCGGGGCGAGGTGCTCGACGCCAGCGACCTGCCCGAGTCGGTGCGCAAGGGCCCACTGGGCTCGGCCGGACAGCTCGTCATTCCCATCGGCACGCCCATGGAGGAAATCGAGCGCCGGGTGATCCACGAGACGCTCCGCCACACCCGGGGCGACAAGACGCTGGCGGCCCGCCTGCTGGGAATCGCCGCGCGCACCATCTACCGCAAGCTGGAGCGCGAGCAGTCCACCGGCGAAGCCCCGGCCGGCGCCACCCCCACCGGCGACACGGACGACTGA
- the gspC gene encoding type II secretion system protein GspC — translation MELFFRKYFWTVNLVFILLVALLAARTVNLFVESAISSVPAGSASRAPSQPRRAETQLASLDMVRLSKLTGIKIPEPEVAVREPETPAMDPNAPPVKSGLRVKLLGTLVAGNAEWSFASIQDMVTQRSQTYMVGNALQGATVEEIERERVIIVNNGRREFIDGQPGDGAFTPPPAVAQANTAPPPPGNTSGIRAVTDNEYEVPRAEIDKTLNNLNDVAMQARIVPAFKDGQAVGFKLFSIRPDSIYSKIGVQNGDVIRRINGFDLNSPEKALEVYSKMKDASRIEIEIERNGAPIRKSYNVR, via the coding sequence ATGGAACTCTTCTTTCGAAAATACTTCTGGACCGTGAACCTGGTGTTCATCCTGCTCGTCGCGCTGCTGGCGGCGCGCACGGTGAACCTGTTCGTCGAGTCCGCCATCTCCTCGGTTCCCGCGGGGTCGGCCTCGCGCGCGCCCTCGCAGCCGCGCCGGGCGGAGACGCAGCTGGCCAGCCTGGACATGGTCCGGCTGTCGAAGCTGACGGGCATCAAGATTCCCGAGCCCGAGGTGGCGGTGCGGGAGCCGGAGACGCCGGCGATGGACCCCAACGCGCCGCCGGTGAAGAGCGGCCTGCGGGTGAAGCTGCTGGGCACCCTGGTGGCGGGCAACGCCGAGTGGTCCTTCGCGTCCATCCAGGACATGGTGACGCAGCGCTCGCAGACGTACATGGTGGGCAATGCCCTGCAGGGCGCCACCGTGGAGGAAATCGAGCGCGAGCGCGTCATCATCGTCAACAACGGCCGCCGTGAGTTCATCGACGGGCAGCCGGGGGATGGCGCCTTCACGCCGCCGCCCGCGGTGGCGCAGGCCAACACCGCCCCGCCGCCGCCCGGCAACACCAGCGGCATCCGCGCCGTCACCGACAACGAGTACGAAGTCCCGCGCGCGGAAATCGACAAGACGCTCAACAACCTGAACGACGTGGCCATGCAGGCCCGCATCGTCCCCGCGTTCAAGGACGGTCAGGCGGTGGGCTTCAAGCTCTTCTCCATCCGCCCCGACTCCATCTACTCCAAGATTGGCGTCCAGAACGGAGACGTCATCCGCCGCATCAACGGGTTCGACCTCAACAGCCCGGAGAAGGCCCTCGAGGTCTACTCGAAGATGAAGGACGCATCCCGTATCGAGATTGAGATCGAGCGCAACGGAGCGCCGATCCGCAAGTCGTACAACGTCCGTTAA
- the gspD gene encoding type II secretion system secretin GspD, whose protein sequence is MKTLPSWMLCLCLALAVPAQAQRRPPPPGTTAPTTPAAQSERTITPQAEGGEEANQGPRRTPTCEEARRNARYGIYFDKVEIEKLVQTVADATCRTFILPENVRGKISIIGPENGRVEVNADAFYSAFLASLDANGLSVYQHGRFLKIVDKRSAKQNPIPTIIEEGQPYTTNEQMVTKLFRIKNVEVEPLRGVLQQLVSKDGDTIPYPPDTIIVNDVGSNIHRLERIIDQLDSRAASDELRVIQVQYAAAQDIATTVQRLFEAKGARPGQRPGGFNPGNVSPGASPGEVAAAQAAQGAGQEGSGGAVTLSQIIPDERTNKLIIVASPAAFDRIQEIVGQLDIPTSSGGRINVYPLENANAEELASTLQSLAQGTANRPRTPSPQAPPGIPRGPAGSTQAAELFSGEVKISADKGTNSLVIVASAADYKNIVQIIQQLDMPRRQVFVEAVIMEVNLDRNREFGVDLHSGFSLKTSEGDVPGIIGTNNTGGQGLPPSLSLGSLAQFGGFLAGLQGPVIPALEKLGLDIPAFGVVLHAMQQSSDVNVLSTPHILTSDNEEAEITVGQNVPFQSGFNPSSLGSSVGGVAGQQGGINSILGGLGGLGSLYAPIQRQNVELKLTVKPQINESDYIRMVISEQTEEIASNDAVLGPTTSKRSAKTTVIAKDQETVVLGGIMQDRTIESVSKVPILGDIPILGHLFRETSRRKTKTNLLLFLTPYIIRGPEDFRIIFERKMKERQQFVEQFYGQVPGYDVAVDFTRKPGPLSRMNQAVIKERQRAENGGAGMPGERVIGPTPASPTNGRQTRPPAPAPGTAPQAPAPESSVSEPPVREVAPPPGGSEDSVPTAPAPQPPDAPVPESAPAPDDASTGGLRIQPDTGDQSP, encoded by the coding sequence ATGAAGACGCTCCCGTCCTGGATGCTCTGCCTGTGCCTTGCGCTCGCCGTCCCCGCGCAGGCCCAGCGCCGTCCCCCGCCGCCTGGCACCACCGCGCCCACCACGCCCGCCGCGCAGAGTGAGCGGACCATCACCCCGCAGGCCGAGGGCGGGGAGGAGGCCAATCAAGGACCCCGCCGCACGCCCACGTGCGAAGAGGCCCGGCGCAATGCGCGCTACGGCATCTACTTCGACAAGGTGGAGATCGAAAAGCTGGTCCAGACGGTGGCCGATGCCACCTGCCGTACCTTCATCCTCCCGGAGAACGTGCGCGGGAAGATCTCCATCATCGGCCCGGAGAACGGCCGCGTGGAGGTCAACGCGGACGCCTTCTACTCCGCCTTCCTCGCCTCGCTCGACGCCAACGGCCTGTCCGTCTACCAGCACGGCCGCTTCCTGAAGATTGTCGACAAGCGCTCGGCGAAGCAGAACCCCATCCCCACCATCATCGAGGAGGGGCAGCCGTACACCACCAACGAGCAGATGGTGACCAAGCTGTTCCGCATCAAGAACGTGGAGGTGGAGCCGCTGCGCGGCGTGCTCCAGCAGCTCGTGTCCAAGGACGGCGACACGATTCCGTACCCGCCGGACACCATCATCGTCAACGACGTGGGCTCCAACATCCACCGGCTCGAGCGCATCATCGACCAGCTCGACAGCCGCGCCGCCAGCGACGAGCTGCGCGTCATCCAGGTGCAGTACGCCGCCGCGCAGGACATCGCCACCACGGTGCAGCGCCTCTTCGAGGCCAAGGGCGCCCGCCCCGGCCAGCGCCCCGGCGGCTTCAACCCGGGCAACGTGTCCCCGGGCGCCTCGCCCGGTGAGGTCGCCGCCGCCCAGGCCGCGCAGGGCGCGGGCCAGGAGGGCTCCGGCGGCGCGGTGACGCTGTCGCAGATCATCCCGGACGAGCGCACCAACAAGCTCATCATCGTCGCCAGCCCCGCCGCCTTCGACCGCATCCAGGAGATTGTCGGGCAGCTGGACATCCCCACCAGCAGCGGCGGCCGCATCAACGTCTACCCCCTGGAGAACGCCAACGCGGAGGAGCTGGCCAGCACGCTCCAGTCGCTGGCCCAGGGCACCGCGAACCGCCCGCGCACGCCGTCGCCGCAGGCCCCGCCGGGAATCCCGCGCGGCCCCGCGGGCAGCACCCAGGCCGCGGAGCTGTTCAGCGGCGAGGTGAAGATCTCCGCCGACAAGGGCACCAACTCGCTGGTCATCGTCGCCAGCGCGGCCGACTACAAGAACATCGTCCAGATCATCCAGCAGCTGGACATGCCGCGCCGCCAGGTGTTCGTGGAGGCCGTCATCATGGAGGTGAACCTGGACCGCAACCGCGAGTTCGGCGTCGACCTCCACAGCGGCTTCAGCCTGAAGACGAGCGAGGGTGACGTGCCGGGCATCATCGGCACCAACAACACCGGCGGCCAGGGCCTGCCGCCCTCGCTCAGCCTGGGCAGCCTGGCGCAGTTCGGCGGCTTCCTCGCCGGCCTCCAGGGCCCCGTCATCCCCGCGCTGGAGAAGCTGGGCCTGGACATCCCCGCCTTCGGCGTCGTCCTGCACGCCATGCAGCAGAGCTCGGACGTCAACGTGCTCTCCACCCCGCACATCCTCACCAGCGACAACGAGGAGGCGGAAATCACGGTGGGACAGAACGTTCCCTTCCAGTCCGGCTTCAACCCCTCGTCGCTGGGCTCCTCGGTGGGCGGCGTCGCCGGCCAGCAGGGCGGCATCAACTCCATCCTCGGCGGCCTGGGCGGCCTGGGCTCGCTGTACGCGCCCATCCAGCGCCAGAACGTGGAGCTGAAGCTCACCGTCAAGCCGCAGATCAACGAGAGCGACTACATCCGCATGGTCATCTCCGAGCAGACGGAGGAGATTGCCTCCAACGACGCGGTGCTCGGCCCCACCACCAGCAAGCGCAGCGCGAAGACGACGGTCATCGCCAAGGACCAGGAGACGGTGGTGCTGGGCGGCATCATGCAGGACCGCACCATCGAATCCGTGTCCAAGGTGCCCATCCTGGGTGACATCCCCATCCTGGGCCACCTCTTCCGCGAGACGTCCCGCCGCAAGACGAAGACGAACCTGCTGCTGTTCCTGACGCCCTACATCATCCGGGGGCCGGAGGACTTCCGCATCATCTTCGAGCGGAAGATGAAGGAGCGGCAGCAGTTCGTGGAGCAGTTCTACGGCCAGGTGCCCGGCTACGACGTGGCGGTGGACTTCACCCGCAAGCCCGGCCCCCTGTCGCGCATGAACCAGGCCGTCATCAAGGAGCGGCAGCGCGCCGAGAATGGCGGCGCCGGCATGCCGGGCGAGCGCGTCATCGGCCCCACGCCCGCCAGCCCCACCAACGGCCGGCAGACGCGGCCCCCGGCGCCCGCGCCGGGCACCGCCCCGCAGGCGCCCGCGCCCGAGTCTTCCGTGAGCGAGCCGCCGGTGCGGGAAGTCGCGCCGCCTCCGGGCGGTTCGGAGGACTCAGTGCCCACCGCACCGGCCCCGCAGCCGCCCGATGCCCCCGTCCCCGAGAGCGCTCCCGCTCCCGATGACGCGTCCACGGGCGGCCTGCGCATCCAGCCGGACACGGGGGACCAGAGCCCATGA